TAATTACTCCAGGACTACTTCTTTGACCATGACCATGGATTGTTTAGAAGCACAGTGTTTAATTTTCAACTGTTTAGATGGTCACCTATAAACTTTGCTATTAAGTTCTAGTTTAATTTATTATGATGAAAGAACAAACTTTGTGTGATTTcaagtattttgaatttttcacttttttgtacCCCAAGATATGCACTATCTTGGTGGATGTTCTGTGTCCACTTGAATATGTATTCTGTTATTGGTTAGACAGTTCtatgaatgtaaaaataataatagtaaaactaaaataaataaacctagttacccccccaccaaaaaaaagacaTAACTGATTAAGACTAGAAGTTATCAtcctttgattaaaaataaaaacaacgcTGTCCCCACAATCACCTTATTCTGGTGAAGGCGTACAGCAAGTAAGCGGCTGTATTTCCTCTGTCATCCAGCATTTTGTCAAAGGAGAAGATGTAGTCATTCAACCGGTTATGGGAAAGATCAGCATATTTGATGCAGCCATAAGCAACAGATGTCTGAGCAGCTTTCAGTTCCTCCGTGGTTAAGACCTTTGGGAAAAACACGTAACTCGTAAGTTAACTGATCACTGCTTTGCCCTGCTGTCTCACAGGCAAAAGCTGGCGGTAAGGAACATCTAATGGTGCTCTTTAACCAGTAAACCTTAGTCAACATCGACACTGAGGTAGAAAAATGTGGACCAATCTACaaagagaataatgaaaatacaatttatcagCTCTGCATAACAAAGAATGTTTCCACAAGAAACCTGATTTGTAAATTATGACATGTCAtcttttgtggggggagggggcaattttttttttttaattttgatggaggtactggggattgaacccaggactttgtgcatgctaagtacacactgtaccactgaactataccctccccctcaatgACGTGTCAGCTTGAACACTTTTTCCCCAGTGTATTTATTCAGCAGATGTGAGACTGAAAGCACCAATTATTAGTTTCTGTCTGCTTCGTTCCATAAAGATTCTGAGGTAGCTTCCAGgaaacacagtaaaataaaaacagaaaattagggTGAGGTAATTAATTGGAATCAAAACAGGGTTTCAAGAGCTGGAGGAAGAAATCATATATACTGTTTTGCTAAATCTGGTCATGTGTTCTGAAGCACTATTAGGCCACAGTAAGTAGGTAAGGACTTCTGTGCTGGACATGATGCAGTAGCTTGAAGTAGACTAACCCTTCCACCACCAGCAACCATTTAAAAGCTGAAGAAATCGTATGAAACAACACTTTGAAGCCACCAAAGAGCACCAACACAGGCAGAGACTGAGGGGCTACAACGTCTGGGAGCACAGACACTGAGCTCCACGCCCACCTGGCTTCTCCCCGGGGGGGCATTATGCCAAATCACTGtgtggtggctggggtggggggtggggggcagacaaACCCCAAGCAGTAAAAAGTGGTTTTAACTGAGGTAAGAAGGCAGAGTTGAGAATGTGGGCTTGCCAAAAAAGCGAGGACACAATCATCAAGAAGAGGGAAACTCGGGAGTGAAAAATTCTCCCATCGCTGGTTCAAAGCAGTGACAGGTGAACTGAGGTAACTATGCCACATTAATAAAGGAGGAAGAGGCCGTGGTTTTTGTAATGATAGCCAAGAACTGCTTTCACAATAAATACTCAACAATTCATGAAACAAACTGTGCAAAAGAATCTGAGTAATATAAGCCTGTCATAATTGGACTGACCACCTTTACTCCTTCCCAGGTCTCgcaataaaaacaacaatgaaaaaccaCACAACAAGGCGTGGTACACAATACACAAGTAAGTCCTTGGACTACcttgtctctttccttttccttcaactTGTCCATGGAGCGTTTTAGTCCTTCTTCCAGAAGGTCTATGAGGCGCACTGTTTCACCTGATCGTGTTTTAAACTTCTTCCtaataaaattaaaccatttCAATTAAATTTCGAAACAGAGCTTCCAACTTAGACATCTTTGAAAATGAAGGTTTGACACTGCTTTATTTAGCAGACAACCAGGGaggatgaaaaaagaaagcaggcacTTTCAAGTGTCTTTCATCTGTAGCCCTCAACTCTCAAAGCGTTCTGTGCTTTAGGCTCCTAACAGCATTCTCTACATGTTCACCTTCAGTAAGTTCCCtcaaagggaaaggaggaggacaTTTGTTAATTTGTTCATTTCCCTGAACACACACAGCATCTTGAGCTACTTCATGCGGTTTTTAGAAACATTACCTGTATTTGTGTGATGGCAGTGTTTAAGGCTATGTCACCAAATCTAAAATGCCACAGATTTTAAGAGATACGGTGATCAAAACACTAAGCGACCCTAAGACACTATTAAATGTAGTATGTTAaaaatttctctacattctccCTAAAAGGCTACATTCTCTGACAGTGATAAGACACAGGTACAAAAGACTCAGCTGGGTACACCATTACAGCATATGTAGACCAAAGAAAATTGTATCAAATGAAATATAgcctctttcaaaaaaaaaatctgggggTCAGGCATGTCATTACCATCTTTAGAGCTGCCAGACTTACTTGTCTTCCCCTAGCACCACACCAAATCCAGCGTGAAACACTCGAGTCACCTCAGGATCATACCAACCAATCATCTGAGCGGCACCAAATATTGTCTGGAAGTGTAAAGactacaaagaaacagaaagagaaagttactTGCTAAacttgctaatttaaaaaaatgattcaaagttCTGcttaggaaaaaagataaaattcaactTACAAACCTTGTAAGTACAGTTACAAAAGctcttttttattccttataaatgagaaaagtaacACCTTTTCCAGTTTATGGAGGCAAGCTGGAAAGCTGGAAGTATTCAAGTTTGGCCAAATCCAAACCCTATTCTTTCTCTTATAAAATttatagggtgtgtgtgtgtgtgttgtgagggggaggttttcaatccccagtacctccattaaattaaaaaaaaaaaaacaaaaaacaacaacaacaacaatgaaacaaATTTGTAGGGTCGTCTAGTGCCAAATGGCTCACCATACTGTCTCACCTCCAATCAGACAATGTAGAACATATACAAATCTACAAACTCACTTGTCCACTGTCCACCACATAAATAATCATATCTGCTTTCTCCTCAAATAGTCTTTGTTTAATAGCAGCCAGGTCAGATGTGTCATAGGTATAACCTCCATCTGATTTTACTACGGTTAGAGGTACGGAACATCCTGGAACAAACACAACCTTTCTGCCATCATCCACTTGCACAAATCctagatgggaaaaaaagaaaactttatatatTAAACCTCATTTATAGTAACGTCAAAATGGGACAATCTGAGTATTAGGTAAATAACAAATAAAggcaaataacttaaaaatataaacgaTATTAAACCACATTTATAATAATGCTAAAACAACATAGTTGTCACACCTGGAAGATGTTAAGAAACTCatttattattctgaaaattgataaagaaaataatcaagcaTGCTATTCAACCAGAGGAACTCACACCGCCTGAGGCAGAGTTCAACTTGCTACGGCAGCAattccaagagaaagaaagagttcaTGTTTTTTATTGGTGTCCCAACTGGactctttctgtttgtttctcaATAAACAAGAAAAGGGAGTGAAAGTAGGGAGAGAAACCTGAGTTGCAgaacataaaatatgtattaaacaaATGTAATgtaaagacttttaaaacaaatactcaTGACTGAAAAAGAGTATCAATCAACTTAGGAAATTTGAACTCCGACTCATTATTTAATGATACTAAGAAACTATTAATTGTCATGAAGTGATTTGAGGGTGGGATGAAGGGCCTGTTGTTTCAGAGACAAACCAAAACAGTTACAGATGAAAACATTCGATGTAAGCAGTGTATATAGGAAGGTACAGACATAATAAAGTTGGCCTCTATCTATTTAACCTGGGTAACAAGCGCATGCAGTTGGGGGGGGTCACTGTAATATTCCCTCCAGCTTTTGCTTGTTTGAAAATGTGTAcgatacagttaaaaaaaaaaggcagagtgcTTACCTCTATCTTCAAATTCTTTTACAACATCATTCATCCTGTCTTGATAGAAAGATTCTCCCCTCTCTATTAAAGAGATGTCCAATGCCTCATAGATCTTATTAAATTCTAGGGGGAAAAAGTTACCAAATatagaaaatgtataatttaaacaaatatgaaACATGCATCTTatcttaaaaaaagtttattacttAACTGAAACATTTGGAAGGAAATTAATTACACTAAAACATATGATACAGAATATTATACATACTGCCATTTCGAAATTGTGGAAAGAATATAACAAGATACATATCAAAATTATTAACAGTGGGTGGGAATACagataatttatttccttttttcctgtctacatttatttttttcctacaaggAGCAAATACCtcttgtgtaattaaaaaaaaaattactcttagaAACtgtaaatgagaaggaaaaaagaaaagccttttcTATCTGTAGATCAAATGTTTCCTGAATTTTCTTATGGTTTTCCCTAATTTGTACTGTTTATTGGTCTGTCTAGCCAGGCATTAGTGACACACGATTACCTACAGGTGCACTGTACACATTCTACTGCCAAGTGCAGCAAAACAGCCATCGTTTGCCTTTTCCAAAGATCGACTGCCTATTCTTGTCCATTTATCGTTCAAAGTGACCCCTCAAATTACATTGTCCAGTCTGAAAACTGAGAATTGTCTTACGATGACAAATAAATGTGGAGAACCACAGGACTCTGCATGACACTCAACTTAAACATTCGATTGCATCCTGTTGCCTACTTCCCCTCATTTTAGCCCTACACATTTCTGGATGgacttattcctaagtattttaaagCTCTGGATGCTACTGTGAATAgcaccttttctctttcttttctactttctttcttaaCTAAATTTTCCTGGCTTTTAAGAAAGTTAAATTTTGCACCTGACTatctttataaactttttttatagttacaatttcagaaaatatttaaggaaaaaaaaatctgctactCCCTGAAATTTAACAAGTCATTCAAGGTCAATTATGAATACTCAAGAAACTATATGTAGTAGTtatttgatggatgaatgaacaaagccCAGAAGCTCACCTTGGCGGGAGACATCACAGATAAGGTTCCAAGCTTTCATGATGTCTGGGTTTTTACTCTGGAGCAAAACTACACACTGATACGCTCGCTTCTTAAATTCCTCCTCAGTATCAAATCTCTTCTTGGATTCCTGCATTTAAAAAGAAGGTAAGGTTTGTAAAGAGTCAGCCCCATATTACTAGAttaaaaaatttgttcatttctcaaacaaaaacaaaaaacacccaaaaaacaaaagcccagaCCAAGCCCCCCAAAAAAACCAGAGTCAGGAAGTAAAAGTTTAGAACATCAGAACAACAGAACAAGTGCTCTATCTCAACAATCAAGAGTATTGCTAAGAATGTGCCCTCCAAAACCCTATTACTTCTTCCGAAATAATGTttcttgaaaatatgaaattttcaCAATACTAACTCTACCTTTCCAATTCACAGAAGCCTATTTCACAAATATGCTTGTTCCAGAGGAGTAATAATGAACAGCTAACAGATGGGCTGAATTTTCTGGGCTCTAATTACCATTTCGGATGTGGTTCTGgatgagcaatttttttttaatgaaaaataaaactgttttcattgttttctgttttgtatcgtagtacagtcagttgacaatgttttgtcaatttctgatgtagtTTTCTATTTTGAAAGCAACACATGcttactgaaaattaaattattgttAATCCCACTCCAAAACCAGCAATAACATTTTGATATAAATTCTAGACATTTCTTTGCAAACTCACATCTATGTTTTAATGAAAACTGGAAATATACGGCTTTTCTTTTACcttggttttaaaatttaacaatgtgttataaacattttaatatgttaatagATGTATATTACTGTTAATATACTactagtatataatatatataattaatatatattaatagatGCACAATATCATACATTAATAGACTGCATTAATAGATTTGCATTATATTCCGTGCACAGAATTCCAACAGATTATAACATTAGTTACCTCACCCATCTGATACCAATaaacaattttccatttttttaattagaaaatacataccaaaaattcaaaaaaactccaaaaaccccaaaacaacgaAACAAAACCCCCTCAAAGTTCTTGGGATGCTGACTATCaaaggaaaatacttttaaaaagaaaaaaacctacatgTGTGAAGTCATTTACAGAATAGACTAAAGCTCCCCAGAAACGGTGCGGGGAGAATCCAACAGGGTGCAATGTAAACTTCAGCCCACACAGCCGAGCCAGTGTGCAGTCACACAGTAACATGACAGAGTTCAATACAATGTTAGGTGGGCACAGTACAAGAATGATGACCCTGTAACCACAAACGATATAAACGTTTGTATAAGGAGTAAAGGAGTCAAAGAATATTTACCACAGTGACTgattttaaattactgttaatggtaaaatttgtcttttcaaaactatttatatatacttaataaTGCTTTCAAACTATAAAAATCAGGGTAACAACAGCATCAAGAACttttaaatactaaaatgtaTTCTGATGAACAAACTCCTAAGTTCACTCAAGACTAGGCGATGTGATAGAATTAAATGTCTAACATACACCAATAAAGAAAGCAAACATGACGTGTTAAGGGACAGGGAGTTAAGAGACTTTTATTTAACCCCATAGTAGcttcaaatatcattttaaactccctgaggaaaatgaataattatgataaatgataaacatacaaataatagAACAATAAATGGCATCAAACCTTATAAAAAGCCTGGAGATCCCCAATAGGAGGTGAAACTGTCAGGTAATCTGGAAATTTATCTTGCAGGTGAGCAATAAGCATGCCAAACTGGGTCCCCCAATCTCCTATGTGGTTTAGTCtatacaaaacacaaaacataaaatcacttaaaaataataaacatggtTAGAGTAGAAGAATTACATTCCATTAGGAACCACTAACATTTAAGTGTCAGTACATCACATTTAGTAGTGTCTTATAAATTATCTTAGTGTAATTTAGACAATAGTTCTCAAATGTCAATGGAGACATTATTCAAAATGTCAATCCAACCATCTCTCACTCCTCACTGCTTTCATCTAATCTCAAACCACCAGGTCATCTCTTAACTGGATTATTAAAACAGTTTTCTAATTCATTACTATAGTTCTCCTTTCTTTGCCTGAGCTTCATAGAAACTAGAGTTATCTTTAATTAGATTACATGCCCTGCTAACTAATACTCTCCAATAGCTTCCCATTGCACTTAAGAATAAAATCCCAATTTCCTACCCTGGCCTACCAAGCCCAGCACAATCTGTcttttgcttccctctcccactagAATATATACCCCTAGTACAGaaggcactcaagaaatatttgtggaacaAATGGGGAAGCTTTCCCCCTGGTTCCACATCACCCTCCAACAAGTCAAAGAGTCATTAATCCAGAGGAGGGGCCAAGGACATAATTTAAATGCCTAACGGGTAATTATGAAGCAGAACCACACTTATGAATCACTGACTTAGTCAAAGATTCTTTCTCAAGTGACATTTTCCCTCTTCTACAGACTCTCCAAAGAAAGGCAAGAGTACATACCGTAGCACGTTATAGCCTGCAAACTCAAAGAGGCGGGACATGCTCTCTCCTATGATGGTGGACCTGAGATGGCCCACGTGCATCTCTTTAGCTATGTTGGGAGAAGAAAAGTCAACTATAACCTGGGAtagataataaaaagattttttttaagggatataaatattttatcctgTTAACAcattcattaataaaattaaacaataaactCAAGACAAACAGTAGCTTGGACTGTAATTCCAACTGTGTTAGGCTTTCTGATAAAACTTGTCCATTATTCACTGACAAAGAATCAAATCCATTTAAACAAGTTATCTATTCCCTTTTTCAGAGAGAATTCATAAGTATCAGGGGAACTCatggaatgaaatgaaaagaaaaatcacacaggAAGGAAGACCCAGGGGAAAGGCTACTTCACGGCTATGTTCATGATATCAAAACATTAACGATTAAATCTCAATATAAAAAGGGAAAGCCATGCCTCGTTACAGCTAACACCATTCTAATGTATTATTCTAGCAACAGAAAATTGTACGTGTACCTTTTTGTTCTCTCCAATGGCAGGCAGTTGAACACCATTCACCAAGAGATTGGTCAACTGTTCTGATACAAAGCTCTTTCTTAAGTGAACATTAATAAAACctaaaaaacagagaagagaaaaaaaatcaggcagcCTCCAATCTTGAGGACTTCTCACTCCCAAAGACTTTCTCAATTTCACTTATGTTGGCTCCAGAGTCCTAATCTGGCTCTGGCAAAACTTTTCAGGTTTCCCACACCACTTGGGACACTGGCTTCAGTTCTCCTGTAAGCGTCCTGTTTCAGCATCTATTTCAAACCTTTGCCACTCTCCTGAAAGCTTCCTACTTAATTCAGGACCCCTTCTCTCTTAGAAAATGATCTGTTCACCTCTTAACAGAAAATAAGTGACCTTTTCACCACAGAATATCTGTCATTATCTCCTTTTTGCTGATGAAAAACTGAGTCACGGGGAGATAAAGTAACTCATTCAAGACCAGGTGGCTAAGTCTAGACTAAAATCTCACTCAGATTCCTAACTCTCAGTCCACAGTGCTTTTACGATCTTGTTCAGTATACAAGTTTTCACCCTAtgctcatattttaaatggttttcttcTCCTATATCAAAATGACTCAGCATTAATACAACCACTTAAGGAAGATAACAGTATGTCATACCAGGACCAGCAATTTCAACTTTGTCCATATACTCATTGTCTGGGAGGTGTTTGATAATGTTTTCAGCAATTTCTCTTGGATTCACTTTCTGTTCCTTGGTTTTGAGCATCTATAACACATAAAACGATTCATTATACAACAGGTTTCAGCAAGTTACTTGGAAACGCACATCTGGCAAAGCAAGAGATGCATCTGACATAAAACCCATcaaaaggcagaagaagagaCCAGTGACCTTGTGAAGGATAAAGCATCAAGAATCCACAGCGCCAGGAAGAATACACAAGTGCCAAAAGCACAGGGTCTCCATTTGAAAATGAGTTGTCACAACCACCTAGAACTTTTTAATGAAGACTTTCAAAGTCTTTAGTTATAATGCCTGTTTCTGGGGTATTTACAATTCTGATTTTCAAATCATAAAGTAATTCTGACTTGAGAAATAAATAGCACCCTTATAAACTTAACCCCAATGcagacacaaaaaaattatttagaaaatatctgGTCTCTTTAGATTAACCCTTTCAATTCAGtgatgaaaagaaagcaaaaagtcCCAAACCAGGGGCAATAAACAAACATACTAGACAATATAGCTATCAAAAATGAGGAACTCCTCTGACTGAACATGAAATACACAAGCCCACCTCAAAGACCCATCTCCATCAAATATCTGATGGAAATGCTGGTTCTAAATGGCTAACTTTTAATCCCTCGATAGTAACACAGCAATCCGGGACACAAAAGGAGGGAAGTGCTAAAACAGAACAATACCAACTATTACCCTTAAATATTgagaatatattatacataatttaaatattcaaattcatgctttttaaaaattaaaaacacacgtTCCCTTTTCTCAAGTTTTTCAGAACTGTGGAAAATGTTTTCACGGAGGATACAACAATTTGCTATTATTTATGTAAACGGTAATACTTACAATGCTTAAGAAAATCAAATCACCAAGAATGCTGGTAATAATGATGCTAATAATGATATAACACCAATAATAATACCACAGTCACCTGAGAGATGCCCATAGCACTGTTACACTGATAGTCCCCAAACTTGGGCTGTTGACTTGGTGTCACTATTAGGGGAGGATTTTCCAAGTCTGGATAGGCAGCCTTAATGGCACAACCAAAGACCTCTTGTAAGCAACTATTGATGTTAATCATATTTTTAGTTGGTCTGCTCCTTTCTGCTTGAAGACTCTGtaagaaaagaatggaaatgttaataaattctaaattatCACACAAAAATTCCCCAAATATTTCAAGAAACTTTCAAATGTCTTGAGAAGAACCAAAAGATAACTAACACACACTCATAGTGTACCACTCTCATATCTGGGATATGCTGAGAAACACAACAGGGCAAGTCTATCCCACAGCATCTAAGACATAAGTGTGAAATGCCTCCAAGTACTTTCTACAGTTACTTTTTATCAGAATAGAAACCGGGAACAGGGAGTAAAAAGGGCTGACTGAATATTCCCAACTTCTCTAAAGCACTgagaaaacagtataaaatcAATCCTAAATAACTTCATAGCAACTGCTGGAAGTGAAAGCTCTATGGACAAAAGCAATAGAAACATATTCTCTCCGTTAAAATGtatgaagggggagggtatagttcaagtggtggagcgcatgcttagcatacgcagggtcctgggttcaatccccagtaccgcctctataaatagacctaattacataccccccccaaaataaataaatagaaataaaatgtatgacacAGGTCAAAAATACTGTTAATACTAATATATTAGAATAACAGGTTGTTTTGTCTCACTGCTAAATAATCTCATGTTGGACCATCCTACCTATTCCTGTTTCTTTGAAGTGTAGCATACTCACTTAAGATGGTGTCCAATTAATTACCTCTATTACTGCACTTTTCATGTCTTCTCTGAATTATCTGTGTCTACCACTAGGCTTCTGATTGCAAGGAAAGCGTCTTATTCTCGGCTCTATCCCTGGCACCTACCATTGTACCTGCCACGTAGCAGGTCAAGAAATGATGACTGAGCACATACGCTCTTAAtagaacacaaatgaaaatgctACCC
The genomic region above belongs to Camelus ferus isolate YT-003-E chromosome 22, BCGSAC_Cfer_1.0, whole genome shotgun sequence and contains:
- the RARS1 gene encoding arginine--tRNA ligase, cytoplasmic — its product is MDGLVAHCSARLLQQEKEIKFLTAEIDRLKNCNCLEASSSLEQLREENLKLKYRLNILQKSLQAERSRPTKNMININSCLQEVFGCAIKAAYPDLENPPLIVTPSQQPKFGDYQCNSAMGISQMLKTKEQKVNPREIAENIIKHLPDNEYMDKVEIAGPGFINVHLRKSFVSEQLTNLLVNGVQLPAIGENKKVIVDFSSPNIAKEMHVGHLRSTIIGESMSRLFEFAGYNVLRLNHIGDWGTQFGMLIAHLQDKFPDYLTVSPPIGDLQAFYKESKKRFDTEEEFKKRAYQCVVLLQSKNPDIMKAWNLICDVSRQEFNKIYEALDISLIERGESFYQDRMNDVVKEFEDRGFVQVDDGRKVVFVPGCSVPLTVVKSDGGYTYDTSDLAAIKQRLFEEKADMIIYVVDSGQSLHFQTIFGAAQMIGWYDPEVTRVFHAGFGVVLGEDKKKFKTRSGETVRLIDLLEEGLKRSMDKLKEKERDKVLTTEELKAAQTSVAYGCIKYADLSHNRLNDYIFSFDKMLDDRGNTAAYLLYAFTRIRSIARLASIDEEMLRKAARETKIILDHEKEWKLGRCILRFPEVLQKILDDLLLHTLCDYIYELATTFTEFYDSCYCVEKDRQTGEVLKVNTWRLLLCEAVAAVMAKGFDILGIKPVQRM